A portion of the Nitratidesulfovibrio termitidis HI1 genome contains these proteins:
- a CDS encoding PAS domain S-box protein: MNAIHPHALSSLLRSPAARRLWLLLILACGVFTLFLLHAVHTFWETAETYRRNHLREMVLLARNQVQPVLDELAAGAYGRDHALVLVRERVRTMIFNDTRGPNYIFMSGYDGTVLVQPYERQMEGSSGLGLRDANGVPIIAELIRTAQANPNGGYFSYDYTPPGGSAPEEKLSFVLPIPELACYIGTGSYLGDVHAGERRYILATAALAVTVFALLGLTFVTALGALARRGAELEREVEERTATEQRLAAAELKYRSIFHNAQEGIAVIQDGLLHFVNPRIGEILRRPTQELVGTPFVDHLHPADRPVATDRYMRRLNGESLGTYPPVRICVPDGERWVFGTGVLLEWDGRPAVLVMLTDITDLKEAEQALHAREQQFRAVLTQAPFAMALLHPDGTLREANAEWLALHGLAETTGNPSVYTLDQDRYVLHARLHGLAKAALAGEPIVTEPLEFSSAVTPDGQTRWMALRLYPVAGAPGTPDAVAFILHDLTVLMESERERQALLADLSRANRALSRAQRHLKGVLDAMPSAIVVADAADRVVLWNPAAERRFGVAAPSAHGRPLTEIAPELARHLPRLHAARRSGMATPPERVVTPMELPAGALPGTPPAESRRVEDVTAIPLETGEEMWGILRLDDVSERAAMEDLMVQAEKMASVGGLAAGMAHEINNPLGGILQGVQNLRRRLLDDLPANRAAAERQGVDFSRIADYVEARRIGGLLDGIRESGERAARIVANMLTFSRRSDPSRVPVQINDLLERTLELAVTDYSLARNYDFKRIAVVRRYDPQLPRVRCSASEMEQVFLNLFKNAAQALSLRDDGPPPVLTVTTAVEAAHLRIEVADNGPGMSPELRRRAFEPFFTTREAGAGTGLGLSVAYFIVVTNHKGTITIEEAPEGGAVFVVRLPLA; the protein is encoded by the coding sequence ATGAACGCCATCCACCCCCACGCCCTTTCCTCGCTGCTGCGCAGCCCGGCCGCACGGCGCCTGTGGTTGCTGCTGATACTGGCGTGCGGGGTGTTCACCCTGTTCCTGCTGCACGCGGTGCACACCTTCTGGGAAACGGCGGAAACGTACCGCCGCAACCACCTGCGTGAAATGGTGCTGCTGGCCCGCAACCAGGTGCAACCGGTGCTGGACGAACTGGCCGCAGGCGCCTACGGCCGCGACCATGCCCTGGTGCTGGTGCGCGAGCGGGTGCGCACCATGATCTTCAACGATACCCGCGGCCCCAACTACATCTTCATGAGCGGCTACGACGGCACCGTGCTGGTCCAGCCCTACGAACGCCAGATGGAAGGCAGCAGCGGCCTTGGCCTGCGCGACGCAAACGGCGTGCCCATCATCGCCGAACTCATCAGGACCGCGCAGGCAAACCCCAACGGCGGGTATTTCTCGTACGACTACACGCCGCCCGGCGGCAGCGCGCCGGAAGAAAAACTGTCGTTCGTGCTGCCCATCCCGGAACTGGCCTGCTACATCGGCACCGGCTCGTACCTTGGCGACGTGCACGCGGGGGAACGTCGCTACATCCTGGCCACGGCGGCCCTGGCCGTGACCGTATTCGCGCTGCTGGGGCTTACCTTCGTCACCGCGCTGGGTGCCCTTGCCCGGCGTGGCGCGGAACTGGAACGCGAGGTGGAAGAACGCACGGCCACCGAACAGCGGCTGGCGGCGGCGGAACTGAAGTACCGGTCCATCTTCCACAACGCGCAGGAAGGCATCGCGGTCATCCAGGACGGGCTGCTGCACTTCGTCAACCCGCGCATCGGCGAAATACTGCGCCGCCCCACGCAGGAACTGGTGGGCACCCCGTTCGTCGACCACCTGCACCCCGCCGACCGTCCCGTGGCCACGGACAGGTACATGCGCCGCCTGAACGGCGAATCGCTGGGCACCTACCCGCCGGTGCGCATCTGCGTGCCCGATGGCGAACGCTGGGTGTTCGGCACCGGTGTGCTGCTGGAATGGGACGGCCGCCCGGCGGTGCTGGTGATGCTGACCGACATCACCGACCTGAAGGAGGCCGAACAGGCCCTGCACGCGCGCGAACAGCAGTTCCGCGCGGTGCTCACCCAGGCCCCCTTCGCCATGGCCCTGCTGCACCCGGACGGCACCCTGCGCGAAGCCAATGCCGAATGGCTGGCCCTGCACGGCCTTGCGGAGACCACGGGCAATCCCTCCGTGTACACCCTGGACCAGGACCGCTACGTGCTGCACGCCCGGCTGCACGGGCTGGCCAAGGCGGCCCTTGCGGGTGAACCCATCGTCACCGAGCCGCTGGAATTTTCGTCCGCCGTCACACCAGACGGCCAGACCCGCTGGATGGCCCTGCGCCTGTACCCCGTGGCTGGTGCTCCGGGCACGCCCGATGCCGTGGCCTTCATCCTGCACGACCTGACGGTGCTCATGGAGTCGGAACGCGAGCGCCAGGCGCTGCTGGCCGACCTTTCGCGCGCCAACCGTGCCCTGTCCCGCGCCCAGCGCCATCTGAAGGGAGTGCTGGACGCCATGCCCTCGGCCATCGTGGTGGCCGACGCCGCCGACCGGGTGGTGCTGTGGAATCCGGCGGCGGAACGGCGCTTCGGCGTTGCGGCCCCGTCCGCCCATGGTCGCCCGCTGACGGAAATCGCCCCGGAGCTGGCCCGCCATCTGCCCCGGCTGCACGCCGCGCGGCGTAGCGGCATGGCCACGCCGCCGGAACGGGTGGTCACCCCCATGGAGCTTCCGGCGGGCGCCCTGCCCGGCACCCCGCCCGCAGAATCCCGCCGGGTGGAGGACGTCACCGCCATTCCGTTGGAAACCGGCGAGGAAATGTGGGGCATCCTGCGCCTGGACGACGTGAGCGAGCGCGCCGCCATGGAAGACCTGATGGTGCAGGCCGAAAAGATGGCCTCCGTGGGCGGCCTTGCCGCGGGCATGGCCCACGAGATCAACAACCCCCTGGGGGGCATCCTGCAGGGGGTGCAGAACCTGCGCCGCCGTCTGCTGGACGATCTGCCCGCCAACCGAGCCGCGGCTGAGCGACAGGGCGTGGACTTCAGCCGCATCGCCGACTACGTCGAAGCCCGCCGCATCGGCGGGCTGCTGGACGGCATCCGCGAATCGGGCGAGCGTGCGGCGCGCATCGTGGCCAACATGCTCACCTTCAGCCGCCGCAGCGATCCTTCGCGGGTGCCGGTACAGATCAACGACCTGCTGGAACGCACCCTTGAGCTGGCCGTCACCGATTACAGCCTGGCCCGCAACTACGATTTCAAGCGCATTGCCGTGGTGCGCCGCTACGACCCGCAACTGCCGCGGGTGCGCTGTTCCGCCAGCGAGATGGAGCAGGTGTTCCTGAACCTGTTCAAGAACGCGGCCCAGGCCCTTTCGCTGCGCGACGACGGGCCGCCGCCGGTGCTGACGGTGACCACGGCGGTGGAGGCGGCGCACCTGCGCATCGAGGTGGCCGACAACGGCCCCGGCATGTCTCCAGAGTTGCGCCGCCGGGCCTTCGAGCCGTTCTTCACCACGCGCGAGGCAGGCGCGGGCACGGGACTGGGCCTGTCCGTGGCCTACTTCATCGTGGTCACCAACCACAAGGGCACCATCACCATCGAAGAAGCGCCCGAAGGTGGCGCCGTGTTCGTGGTGCGCCTGCCCCTGGCCTGA
- a CDS encoding nicotinate-nicotinamide nucleotide adenylyltransferase → MQRIGILGGSFNPVHAGHLRLAIEVAEALRPERIDLVPCAVPPHKEAHDLLPFGLRLSLLHAAVRPFAALSVNALEGGRSGPSYTWDTLHAYRAAEPDATPFFILGGEDFEMLPHWRRGVELPRIADFVVVPRAGSGPEAFRAALAAHWPDAVPLPPCPPDPARPEHLAHPAHLTHPAHVAHPAPLPLQDTPGMERHLLPGGPYGDTTLTFLPLPRLDISASLLRDKWLRGADIRLLVPDDVDTLLRAHVDEVRRCWAHAAPDTLATPAPHGSGSHGSGSHCSDKDTPCE, encoded by the coding sequence ATGCAGCGCATCGGCATACTCGGCGGCAGTTTCAACCCGGTGCATGCGGGGCATCTGCGTCTGGCCATCGAAGTGGCCGAGGCGCTGCGGCCCGAGCGCATCGACCTTGTCCCGTGCGCAGTGCCCCCCCACAAGGAAGCCCACGACCTGCTTCCCTTCGGCCTGCGCCTGTCCCTGCTGCACGCCGCCGTGCGGCCCTTTGCCGCCCTGTCCGTGAACGCGCTGGAAGGCGGGCGCAGCGGCCCCTCGTACACCTGGGATACCCTGCACGCCTACCGCGCCGCCGAACCGGACGCCACGCCGTTCTTCATCCTGGGCGGCGAGGACTTCGAAATGCTGCCCCACTGGCGCCGGGGGGTGGAATTGCCGCGCATCGCCGACTTCGTGGTGGTGCCCCGCGCGGGCAGCGGTCCGGAAGCCTTCCGCGCTGCCCTGGCCGCCCACTGGCCGGATGCCGTTCCGCTGCCGCCCTGCCCTCCGGATCCGGCACGTCCGGAGCACCTGGCGCATCCGGCGCACCTGACACATCCGGCACACGTGGCGCATCCGGCCCCTCTGCCCCTGCAGGACACGCCGGGCATGGAACGCCACCTGCTGCCCGGCGGACCCTACGGAGATACTACCCTCACCTTCCTGCCCCTGCCCCGGCTGGACATCAGCGCATCCCTGCTGCGCGACAAATGGCTGCGCGGCGCGGACATCCGCCTGCTGGTTCCCGACGACGTGGACACCCTGCTGCGCGCCCACGTTGACGAGGTGCGCCGATGCTGGGCGCACGCCGCCCCGGATACCCTTGCCACGCCCGCGCCGCACGGCTCCGGATCGCACGGTTCCGGCTCCCACTGTTCCGACAAGGACACCCCATGCGAATGA
- a CDS encoding glycosyltransferase family 9 protein: MALPKTWLVVRLSALGDVVLTTGVLLWLHRVRGWRFVVLTRLQWAPVFRNHPAVDRVVTVDPRDLRPAALPGFVRRLAASLPGAGLLDLHGTLRSRLLGLLWPGPVRRYPKFSLERRVFLRSGGRVFRERLRACNVTQRYALAVEDAPPPRADLLPRILLDDAERGRGLTLLREAGLAPGGEAGGMHAGAPDGALGEASAPARPLVALHPYSTHPDKAWLPEAWRELAGRLSAAGYGWFVVGRSGGQGASGLISGPISGPMSGLAEQTRRAGGLAADFTDRTDLRETCALLAAADVLVTGDSGPMHLAAGVGTPVVALFGPTTREWGFYPQGPSDVVLETGDACRPCSLHGSRRCAHSGRCMTGITPEAVFAAVRQVAGDAMAAGGKEAKHR, from the coding sequence ATGGCCCTGCCCAAGACATGGCTGGTGGTGCGCCTGAGCGCGCTGGGCGACGTGGTGCTGACCACGGGCGTGCTGCTGTGGCTGCACCGTGTCCGTGGCTGGCGCTTCGTGGTGCTGACACGGCTGCAGTGGGCTCCGGTATTCCGCAACCACCCCGCCGTGGACCGGGTGGTCACGGTGGACCCGCGCGACCTGCGTCCTGCCGCGTTGCCCGGTTTCGTGCGCAGGCTGGCGGCATCACTGCCCGGAGCAGGCCTGCTGGATCTGCATGGCACCCTGCGTTCACGGCTGCTGGGCCTGCTGTGGCCCGGCCCGGTGCGCCGTTACCCCAAGTTTTCGCTGGAACGGCGTGTGTTTTTGCGCTCCGGCGGGCGGGTGTTCCGCGAGCGGTTGCGCGCCTGCAACGTGACGCAGCGCTATGCCCTGGCCGTGGAGGACGCGCCGCCGCCCCGCGCCGACCTGTTGCCCCGCATTTTGCTGGACGACGCGGAGCGCGGCCGCGGGCTGACCCTGCTGCGCGAGGCGGGACTGGCCCCCGGCGGGGAGGCGGGCGGAATGCACGCGGGTGCGCCGGATGGCGCATTGGGCGAAGCCTCCGCCCCGGCCCGTCCGCTGGTGGCCCTGCATCCCTATTCCACGCACCCGGACAAGGCCTGGTTGCCCGAAGCCTGGCGGGAACTGGCCGGACGACTTTCCGCCGCCGGGTATGGGTGGTTTGTTGTTGGTCGGTCCGGTGGACAGGGCGCGTCCGGCCTCATATCGGGCCCCATATCCGGCCCCATGTCCGGTCTTGCCGAGCAGACCCGGCGTGCAGGCGGGCTGGCGGCGGACTTTACCGACCGCACGGACCTGCGCGAAACCTGCGCGCTGCTGGCTGCCGCCGATGTGCTGGTGACAGGCGATTCCGGGCCCATGCATCTGGCCGCCGGGGTGGGCACCCCGGTGGTGGCGCTGTTCGGCCCCACCACCCGCGAATGGGGCTTCTACCCGCAAGGCCCGAGCGACGTGGTATTGGAAACCGGCGATGCCTGCCGCCCCTGTTCGCTGCATGGCAGCAGGCGCTGTGCCCATTCCGGGCGCTGCATGACGGGCATTACGCCCGAGGCGGTGTTTGCGGCGGTGCGGCAGGTGGCGGGGGACGCCATGGCTGCGGGGGGCAAGGAAGCGAAGCACCGCTGA